From one Nitrosococcus halophilus Nc 4 genomic stretch:
- a CDS encoding glycerol-3-phosphate dehydrogenase/oxidase, with the protein MQLRARNLERLPQTTYDVLIIGGGINGAVSAAALAGKGAKVALIDKGDFAGFTSQHSSNLIWGGIKYLETYDFRLVWKLCQSRNQLMKNYPSTVKEIRFFTTVPQNFRYPRLLLWLGAWLYWLMGKGFTQPPRLLSRNDIKKEEDIINIESIQGGFEYSDAYLYDNDARFVFNFIRSALNCGCIAANYVESLGAQRGTDKVWRTQARDHMSGEEFEIKSKVLLNATGPFVDQHNQLTGQKTPHQHVFSKGVHLIVDKLTPHQRVLAFFASDGRLFFAIPMGVKTCIGTTDTPVKDPTTTVTAEDRQFILDNINKLLTLKKPLKVEDIIAERCGVRPLVVKTGTSRKRDWLELSRKHEIDINWESDHISIFGGKLTDCLNVGEEVSELVQALGVTLPHPQHPWFGEPPEAIKKAFLHQAELMDLDRYTPPNSTEKLTCRLWRRYGSEAIGLLEMIQADPQQAEALIEGTEYLRCELQLAARGEMIVKLEDFLRRRSKISLIVGPQDLKRSAELREACETLFGQQAQEKFAEYF; encoded by the coding sequence ATGCAACTGCGAGCGCGCAATCTGGAAAGGCTGCCTCAAACCACTTATGATGTTCTGATCATTGGCGGAGGGATTAACGGCGCGGTCTCTGCGGCCGCCCTTGCTGGCAAAGGCGCTAAAGTCGCTCTAATTGACAAGGGGGATTTTGCAGGTTTTACCAGCCAGCACTCCTCTAATCTCATTTGGGGCGGAATCAAATATTTGGAAACTTACGATTTCCGGCTGGTCTGGAAACTGTGCCAGTCTAGAAATCAATTAATGAAGAATTATCCCTCCACCGTCAAAGAAATCCGTTTTTTTACAACGGTTCCCCAAAACTTTCGATACCCCCGCTTACTCCTATGGCTAGGTGCTTGGCTCTATTGGTTGATGGGCAAGGGGTTTACCCAACCCCCCCGCCTCCTGTCACGGAATGATATAAAAAAAGAAGAAGACATTATCAATATAGAAAGCATCCAAGGAGGATTCGAGTATTCGGATGCCTACCTATACGACAATGATGCTCGGTTTGTCTTCAACTTTATCCGCTCTGCCTTGAACTGTGGCTGTATCGCCGCCAATTATGTGGAATCCCTAGGAGCCCAAAGAGGTACCGATAAGGTGTGGAGAACCCAGGCCAGGGATCATATGAGTGGTGAAGAATTTGAAATTAAGTCTAAAGTCCTGCTCAATGCCACGGGCCCCTTTGTGGACCAACATAACCAGCTGACCGGCCAAAAAACGCCCCATCAACATGTCTTCTCTAAAGGGGTACATTTAATCGTCGATAAACTCACCCCTCACCAACGGGTACTTGCCTTTTTTGCCAGTGACGGACGCTTATTTTTTGCCATTCCCATGGGCGTAAAAACCTGTATCGGAACGACCGACACCCCGGTAAAAGATCCTACTACCACCGTCACGGCGGAAGATCGTCAATTTATTCTTGATAATATCAATAAATTGCTTACCCTCAAGAAACCCTTGAAGGTGGAAGATATCATTGCTGAGCGCTGCGGGGTCAGACCTCTAGTCGTCAAAACAGGCACCTCGAGAAAAAGGGATTGGTTGGAGCTTTCCCGCAAACATGAGATTGACATCAATTGGGAAAGTGACCATATCAGTATTTTTGGGGGAAAACTGACGGATTGCCTCAATGTGGGGGAAGAGGTTAGCGAATTAGTACAGGCGCTAGGAGTCACCCTTCCCCATCCCCAACACCCCTGGTTTGGTGAACCACCGGAAGCCATAAAAAAAGCCTTTTTGCATCAGGCCGAGTTAATGGATTTAGACCGCTACACTCCACCCAATTCGACGGAAAAACTGACCTGCCGCCTCTGGCGAAGATATGGATCAGAGGCGATTGGCCTATTAGAAATGATCCAAGCCGATCCTCAACAAGCTGAAGCTCTCATTGAAGGAACAGAATATCTCCGCTGCGAACTACAACTAGCCGCGCGAGGCGAAATGATTGTCAAACTAGAAGATTTTCTACGCAGACGCTCTAAAATCTCTTTAATCGTAGGGCCGCAAGACCTTAAAAGATCAGCAGAACTAAGGGAAGCCTGTGAGACCCTGTTTGGTCAACAAGCTCAGGAAAAATTTGCTGAGTATTTTTAG
- a CDS encoding Hsp20/alpha crystallin family protein, whose translation MPKESGKQMSETGKEIERQRVEPARMLSPFEEMERWFESALPRGWMRPFQREWPMLGELAWPPEGRIPRVDVVDRDEEVVVRAELPGVEKKDLDISVTDNTVTIKATTSTEEKEEKGDYFRHEISRGSFARTVALPSDVESEKGKASFKEGILELTLPKVKKSKRRRIKVE comes from the coding sequence ATGCCGAAAGAAAGCGGAAAACAAATGTCAGAAACGGGGAAAGAAATAGAAAGGCAGAGGGTGGAACCCGCCCGCATGCTCTCTCCCTTTGAAGAAATGGAACGGTGGTTCGAAAGCGCCCTTCCCCGGGGTTGGATGCGCCCTTTCCAACGGGAATGGCCGATGTTGGGTGAACTCGCCTGGCCCCCTGAAGGCAGGATTCCCCGGGTTGATGTGGTCGACCGGGATGAGGAAGTGGTTGTCCGCGCCGAACTGCCGGGAGTAGAAAAAAAAGACCTGGATATCTCGGTTACCGATAACACGGTCACAATTAAAGCCACCACCAGCACCGAGGAAAAAGAAGAAAAAGGAGATTATTTTCGCCACGAGATATCCCGTGGCAGCTTTGCCCGCACCGTCGCGTTACCCAGTGATGTAGAAAGTGAGAAAGGGAAGGCCTCTTTCAAAGAAGGTATCTTGGAGCTCACCTTGCCCAAGGTGAAAAAATCAAAACGGCGCCGCATCAAAGTCGAATAG
- a CDS encoding ammonium transporter: MRRLYFLVPDVKDAREIVNELLLARVEERHIHIIAKEGISLENLPEAGLMQKSDFIPALERGVAVGGATGALAGLVAVTFPPAGIVLGGGAVLAMSLAGAGFGAWFSSMIGSDVPNSRIKKFEKAIEEGELLMIVDVPKARVDEIDELVKKHHPEAEISGTEPTVPAFP, from the coding sequence ATGAGAAGACTTTATTTTTTGGTACCTGATGTTAAAGATGCCCGAGAAATTGTCAACGAGTTGTTGTTGGCCCGGGTGGAAGAGCGGCATATCCATATTATTGCCAAGGAAGGAATTTCCCTGGAAAATCTTCCGGAAGCAGGATTGATGCAAAAAAGTGATTTTATTCCCGCGCTTGAGAGAGGAGTTGCGGTAGGTGGTGCTACCGGTGCTTTGGCGGGATTAGTGGCCGTTACCTTTCCGCCGGCAGGGATTGTCCTTGGTGGAGGTGCCGTATTAGCGATGAGCCTTGCAGGCGCCGGTTTCGGAGCGTGGTTTTCCTCTATGATTGGCTCAGATGTACCCAATTCCCGTATTAAGAAGTTTGAAAAAGCCATTGAAGAAGGAGAACTCCTGATGATAGTAGATGTCCCCAAAGCTCGGGTCGATGAAATTGATGAATTGGTGAAAAAACATCATCCCGAAGCAGAAATTAGTGGGACTGAGCCTACTGTTCCGGCATTTCCCTAA
- a CDS encoding DUF1269 domain-containing protein, which yields MRRLYFMVPNVDSAKAIVDELLLARVEERHIHIIAKEGTPMEDLPEAGLAQRSDVIPALERGITLGGATGVLAGIVAVTFPPAGLALGGGAILAISLAGAGVGSLMSTMIGVDVPNSRIKQFEEDIEKGELLMMVDVPKDRIDEIDELVKKHHPEAEINGTEPTIPAFP from the coding sequence ATGAGAAGACTCTATTTTATGGTACCTAATGTTGACAGTGCCAAAGCTATTGTTGACGAGCTACTGTTGGCTCGGGTAGAAGAGCGGCATATCCATATTATTGCCAAGGAAGGAACCCCCATGGAAGATCTACCGGAGGCGGGACTCGCGCAAAGAAGCGATGTTATTCCGGCATTAGAGAGGGGGATTACGCTAGGTGGCGCCACCGGTGTCTTGGCGGGAATAGTCGCGGTCACCTTTCCGCCGGCAGGGCTCGCCTTGGGGGGAGGGGCTATATTAGCGATTAGCCTTGCGGGTGCAGGTGTGGGAAGTCTGATGTCCACTATGATAGGTGTGGATGTTCCCAATTCGCGGATTAAGCAATTTGAGGAAGACATCGAAAAGGGAGAACTCCTGATGATGGTGGATGTTCCCAAAGATCGGATCGATGAAATTGATGAATTGGTGAAAAAACATCATCCCGAAGCCGAAATTAATGGGACCGAGCCTACCATTCCGGCCTTTCCCTAA
- the asd gene encoding archaetidylserine decarboxylase (Phosphatidylserine decarboxylase is synthesized as a single chain precursor. Generation of the pyruvoyl active site from a Ser is coupled to cleavage of a Gly-Ser bond between the larger (beta) and smaller (alpha chains). It is an integral membrane protein.) has product MDDLRLEEAQNKSFRSLHDCFTRKLKDGARTIDPDPAIVISPCDAIVSEIGAIQGTQLIQAKGFPCTLEDLLGDSEQVARYRDGWYVTLRLKSSMYHRFHAPCDGRVRTVNYISGDVWNVNPIALQRIERLYCKNERVVIPLDTAAFGQAITLVPVAAILVASIHLNFLNVLLNLKYRGPNHIPCEASFKKGEEMGYFHQGSTIIVFSTHQLKPCAWLRPQTQVRMGQPLLDRNLKSSKINREHLYLGI; this is encoded by the coding sequence GTGGACGATCTACGTTTGGAAGAAGCGCAAAACAAGTCCTTTCGAAGTCTACATGACTGTTTTACCCGCAAGCTTAAAGACGGTGCCCGAACGATTGATCCCGACCCAGCAATAGTGATCAGTCCCTGCGATGCTATCGTCAGCGAGATAGGGGCCATTCAAGGGACACAATTGATACAGGCGAAAGGATTCCCCTGTACTTTGGAAGACCTACTGGGCGACTCGGAACAAGTGGCCCGTTACCGGGATGGCTGGTATGTGACACTGCGGCTCAAATCCAGCATGTACCATCGCTTTCATGCCCCCTGCGATGGCCGAGTTCGAACGGTCAACTATATCTCCGGCGATGTCTGGAATGTCAACCCGATTGCCTTGCAACGCATTGAACGGCTCTATTGCAAAAATGAACGGGTGGTGATTCCCCTAGACACCGCCGCCTTTGGTCAGGCCATCACTTTGGTGCCCGTCGCCGCCATCTTGGTCGCTAGCATTCACCTGAATTTTCTGAACGTCCTGCTTAACCTCAAATACCGAGGACCGAATCACATCCCTTGTGAAGCTTCCTTTAAAAAAGGCGAGGAGATGGGCTATTTTCATCAGGGCTCCACCATTATTGTTTTTTCTACCCACCAATTGAAACCCTGTGCCTGGCTTCGGCCGCAAACCCAAGTACGAATGGGACAACCCCTACTGGACAGAAATTTAAAATCAAGCAAAATCAATAGGGAGCATTTATACTTAGGAATTTAA
- the glpK gene encoding glycerol kinase GlpK, translated as MAASHVLSIDAGTTGITVLIFDQQGRIQGRAYSEFTQHYPRPGWVEHDPNEIWSVTQKVVATALHEAHLDPANLAAIGITNQRETVVMWDRRTGEPVAKAIVWQDRRTTPLCEALKARGLEETFRHRTGLVIDPYFSGTKVKWLLDHVDGLRQRAEASEIAFGTVDSWLVWKLTGGKNHITDYSNASRTLLYNIHDLQWDEEILQMLQIPPALLPQVKPSSYVYGETVPQALPGSGGIPIAGIAGDQQAALFGQACYGEGLAKNTYGTGSFVLMNTGKEAIFSQEKLLTTIAWGIGDDPVEYALEGAIFITGAGIQWLRDGLGIISHASETEALARSVETNEGVYFVPALVGLGAPHWDPYARGTLLGVTRGTTKAHLARAVLESMGYQTRDVVEAMERDSGIPLKVLRCDGGASVNRFLMQFQADILGVAVEVPEITETTALGAAYLAGLATGFWHSREELDSQWQLAHRYEPTLPESERMGLYHQWQRAVERAKGWAQEKE; from the coding sequence ATGGCAGCAAGTCATGTATTATCTATCGATGCGGGCACGACCGGCATCACCGTTTTGATTTTTGATCAGCAGGGGCGCATTCAAGGCCGAGCCTATTCAGAGTTTACCCAACATTATCCCCGGCCAGGATGGGTGGAGCATGATCCTAACGAGATTTGGTCAGTCACCCAAAAGGTAGTCGCCACCGCCTTGCACGAGGCCCATTTAGATCCCGCTAATCTGGCAGCAATCGGCATCACTAACCAGCGGGAAACAGTGGTGATGTGGGACCGGCGCACGGGAGAGCCCGTGGCAAAAGCGATTGTCTGGCAAGATAGGCGCACCACCCCCCTCTGTGAAGCACTCAAAGCCAGGGGTCTAGAGGAGACCTTCCGGCACCGAACCGGGCTGGTCATCGACCCCTATTTTTCAGGCACTAAGGTCAAATGGCTTCTCGACCATGTGGATGGCCTCAGACAACGGGCAGAAGCCAGTGAGATCGCTTTTGGAACCGTTGATTCCTGGCTCGTCTGGAAACTCACTGGCGGCAAGAATCATATTACCGATTACTCCAACGCCAGCCGGACCCTGCTTTACAACATCCACGACCTACAGTGGGATGAGGAAATCTTGCAAATGCTCCAGATTCCCCCTGCCCTGCTGCCCCAAGTCAAGCCCTCTTCTTATGTCTATGGGGAAACAGTCCCCCAAGCCCTTCCCGGAAGCGGCGGTATTCCTATTGCGGGAATTGCAGGGGATCAACAGGCCGCCCTCTTCGGCCAGGCCTGCTATGGGGAAGGATTGGCCAAGAACACGTACGGGACTGGCTCCTTTGTGCTGATGAATACCGGTAAAGAGGCTATTTTCAGCCAGGAAAAGCTGCTGACCACCATCGCCTGGGGGATTGGCGATGACCCCGTTGAATATGCCTTGGAAGGCGCCATCTTTATTACCGGGGCAGGAATTCAATGGTTGCGAGATGGCCTAGGAATCATCAGCCACGCCTCAGAAACCGAGGCCCTAGCCCGCTCGGTGGAAACCAACGAGGGGGTCTACTTTGTGCCGGCTCTCGTCGGCCTTGGCGCCCCCCACTGGGATCCCTACGCCCGCGGCACCTTGCTGGGAGTTACCCGCGGCACCACTAAAGCCCATCTGGCGCGGGCAGTGCTAGAAAGCATGGGCTACCAAACCCGAGATGTGGTAGAGGCTATGGAACGGGATTCGGGAATCCCGCTAAAAGTGCTACGCTGCGATGGGGGGGCTTCAGTCAATCGCTTTCTGATGCAATTCCAGGCAGATATCCTCGGCGTGGCGGTAGAAGTTCCTGAGATTACAGAAACCACCGCCTTGGGGGCGGCCTATTTGGCGGGACTTGCCACCGGATTCTGGCATAGCCGTGAGGAGCTGGATTCCCAGTGGCAACTTGCCCACCGCTATGAGCCCACTCTACCTGAATCGGAGCGCATGGGCCTTTACCATCAGTGGCAAAGGGCCGTAGAACGAGCCAAAGGTTGGGCCCAGGAAAAGGAGTAG